Proteins encoded within one genomic window of Empedobacter falsenii:
- a CDS encoding lipocalin family protein, which produces MKNSSKKIISGIAIAGLGGVCYAWLNFRKVKIPSYVTVVENFDAQQYMGKWYEIARFDFKFEKNLNQVTATYFLNKKGVIEVHNRGFDDKENKWKEAHGKATFNGEEGKGALKVSFFGPFYSGYNIVMMDPIYETALVFGESHDYMWILSRKKTISEEVKQKYLNYAEEKGYDISQLTWTKQD; this is translated from the coding sequence ATGAAAAATTCGAGTAAAAAGATAATCTCCGGAATAGCAATTGCTGGTTTAGGAGGAGTTTGTTATGCGTGGTTAAATTTTAGAAAAGTAAAAATACCATCTTATGTAACAGTTGTTGAAAATTTTGATGCACAACAATATATGGGAAAATGGTATGAAATAGCACGTTTCGACTTTAAGTTTGAAAAGAATTTGAATCAAGTTACAGCAACTTATTTTCTGAATAAAAAAGGAGTGATTGAAGTCCATAACCGTGGATTTGATGACAAAGAGAATAAATGGAAAGAAGCACATGGAAAAGCAACTTTTAATGGAGAAGAAGGAAAAGGTGCGCTGAAAGTTTCATTTTTTGGACCATTTTATTCAGGATATAATATTGTAATGATGGATCCGATTTATGAAACAGCTTTAGTTTTTGGAGAAAGTCATGATTATATGTGGATTTTATCTCGAAAGAAAACAATCTCAGAAGAGGTAAAACAGAAGTATCTCAACTATGCAGAAGAAAAAGGTTATGATATTTCCCAATTAACGTGGACAAAGCAAGATTGA
- a CDS encoding alpha/beta fold hydrolase, with the protein MAKLKRKNYKLNYIDYGDKIAQPVILIHGWPLSLQSWEYQIAKIVEAGFRCIAYDRKGFGKSCATWDRYDYDALAEDLHVLIDDLQLKNVVLVGFTMGGGEVVRYIANYGNKNISKIALISSIIPLVKQTDDNEYGVPQKDLDHIIHQLETSRLEFLEGFHKGFYNHGLLKKSVSKEQLDFDFSVSSHASPIATLKAARSWMDTDFRTECKMIDVPTLIIHGKDDQTVPIKTAGDQASKLITNSTYIVYEDAPHGLNITHKEQLNMDLVEFLLNIEHQKD; encoded by the coding sequence ATGGCTAAATTAAAACGAAAAAATTATAAACTGAATTATATCGATTATGGTGATAAAATTGCTCAACCCGTTATTTTGATTCATGGTTGGCCGCTTAGTTTACAATCGTGGGAATATCAAATTGCAAAAATTGTCGAAGCTGGTTTTCGTTGTATAGCTTATGACCGAAAAGGTTTTGGAAAATCGTGTGCAACATGGGATCGTTATGATTATGATGCATTGGCAGAAGATCTACACGTGTTGATTGATGATTTGCAGTTGAAAAATGTAGTGTTAGTAGGTTTTACGATGGGTGGAGGAGAAGTAGTTCGCTATATTGCGAATTACGGAAACAAAAATATTTCAAAAATTGCTTTAATTAGTTCAATTATTCCTCTAGTAAAACAAACTGATGATAATGAGTATGGCGTTCCGCAAAAGGATTTAGATCACATTATTCATCAACTTGAAACAAGTCGTTTGGAATTTTTAGAAGGTTTTCATAAAGGCTTTTACAATCATGGTTTGTTAAAAAAATCTGTAAGCAAAGAACAATTAGATTTTGATTTCTCTGTTTCTTCTCATGCTTCACCTATTGCAACTCTAAAAGCTGCACGCTCTTGGATGGATACAGATTTTAGAACTGAATGTAAAATGATTGATGTGCCAACATTAATTATTCATGGAAAAGATGATCAAACTGTACCAATAAAAACAGCAGGAGATCAAGCTTCAAAATTGATTACGAATTCGACTTATATTGTTTATGAAGATGCTCCGCATGGCTTGAATATTACTCATAAAGAGCAGTTGAATATGGATTTGGTAGAATTTCTGTTGAATATAGAACACCAAAAAGATTAG
- a CDS encoding ferritin, with the protein MNTTRISKNLQNALNKQITLEAFSAQIYLMLACWADDNRLDGIKSFMMKHSQEERVHMAKIIEYIQERGGSVKIEAIQKPGPEPKNVLQCFEAVLKQEIENTESIYKIVKMCIDEEDWATWNFLQWLVMEQREEEKLALDLLDKAKLAGGANMSDAAKFDFNKTIGQTGQEFPVADNINPLTE; encoded by the coding sequence ATGAATACAACTAGAATTTCAAAAAATTTACAAAATGCTTTAAATAAACAAATTACACTTGAAGCTTTTTCTGCTCAAATTTACTTGATGCTTGCTTGTTGGGCAGATGATAACCGATTAGATGGTATTAAAAGTTTTATGATGAAACATTCGCAAGAGGAACGTGTTCATATGGCAAAAATTATAGAATATATACAAGAACGAGGTGGTAGTGTAAAAATTGAAGCCATACAAAAACCTGGTCCTGAACCAAAAAATGTTTTACAATGTTTTGAAGCAGTTTTGAAACAAGAAATTGAAAACACAGAATCTATTTACAAAATTGTAAAAATGTGTATTGATGAGGAAGATTGGGCTACTTGGAATTTTTTACAATGGTTAGTAATGGAACAACGTGAAGAAGAAAAATTAGCTTTAGACTTGCTAGATAAAGCTAAATTAGCTGGTGGTGCTAATATGTCTGATGCTGCAAAATTTGATTTTAATAAGACTATTGGTCAAACAGGACAGGAATTTCCTGTTGCAGATAATATTAATCCTCTAACTGAGTAA
- a CDS encoding DUF6088 family protein → MKSAKNQIETKISKSSFGKIFFLADFSKYGSSDNIRKVLSRLEKEGLVERLAQGIYLKPKKDPLLGTIYPTTEEIAKQIAQRDKARISPSGVLALYLLGLATQVPLKAVYLTDGSQREIRIGNRTIQLKKTVPKSFAIKDELLHLIVQAFKEIGQKNVTDEFLIQIQPNVQQLNNEVVHKQLKYAPVWIQKQIINIIKEQNKSRII, encoded by the coding sequence ATGAAATCAGCTAAAAATCAAATAGAAACAAAGATTTCAAAATCATCTTTTGGCAAAATATTTTTTTTAGCTGATTTCTCAAAATATGGCTCTTCAGATAACATCCGTAAAGTACTTTCTCGTTTAGAAAAAGAAGGTTTAGTTGAGCGTTTAGCTCAAGGTATTTATCTTAAACCTAAAAAAGATCCGTTGTTAGGTACTATTTATCCCACAACTGAAGAAATAGCGAAACAAATCGCACAACGAGATAAGGCACGTATTTCTCCCTCAGGAGTTTTGGCTTTATATTTATTAGGATTAGCAACTCAGGTTCCTTTAAAAGCTGTATATCTAACTGATGGATCACAACGCGAAATAAGAATAGGAAATCGTACCATTCAATTAAAAAAAACAGTTCCTAAAAGCTTTGCCATCAAAGATGAATTATTACACTTAATTGTTCAGGCTTTTAAAGAAATAGGTCAAAAAAACGTGACAGATGAATTCTTAATTCAAATACAACCTAACGTGCAACAATTGAATAATGAAGTAGTTCATAAACAATTAAAGTACGCTCCTGTTTGGATTCAAAAACAAATTATTAATATCATTAAAGAGCAAAACAAATCAAGAATTATTTAA